The Chlorocebus sabaeus isolate Y175 chromosome 18, mChlSab1.0.hap1, whole genome shotgun sequence genome window below encodes:
- the CETN1 gene encoding centrin-1 — MASSFKKPSAAPTSQKRKVAPKPELTEDQKQEVREAFDLFDADGSGTIDVKELKVAMRALGFEPRKEEMKKMISEVDKEGTGKISFNDFLAVMTQKMSEKDTKEEILKAFRLFDDDETGKISFKNLKRVANELGENLTDEELQEMIDEADRDGDGEVNEEEFLRIMKKTNLY, encoded by the coding sequence atggcttccagcttcaagAAGCCTAGCGCCGCCCCCACCAGCCAAAAGAGAAAGGTGGCGCCTAAGCCCGAGCTCACTGAAGATCAGAAGCAAGAAGTTCGGGAAGCGTTTGACCTCTTTGACGCGGACGGAAGCGGGACCATCGACGTGAAGGAGCTGAAGGTGGCCATGAGAGCTCTGGGCTTCGAACCCAGGAAGGAAGAGATGAAGAAGATGATCTCCGAGGTGGACAAGGAAGGCACGGGGAAGATCAGCTTCAATGACTTCCTGGCCGTGATGACTCAGAAAATGTCCGAGAAGGACACCAAAGAAGAAATCCTGAAGGCCTTCAGGCTCTTTGATGACGATGAGACCGGGAAGATCTCGTTCAAAAACCTGAAGCGCGTGGCCAACGAGCTGGGGGAAAACCTCACGGATGAGGAGCTGCAGGAGATGATCGACGAAGCTGATCGGGACGGGGACGGCGAAGTGAATGAGGAGGAGTTCCTTCGGATCATGAAGAAGACCAACCTTTACTGA